A region from the Triticum aestivum cultivar Chinese Spring chromosome 3D, IWGSC CS RefSeq v2.1, whole genome shotgun sequence genome encodes:
- the LOC123077419 gene encoding uncharacterized protein, which produces MVVRRSPARRRGVRVGPTKLEGLPAAWSAPAVAAVKVKWPGAGGALSQMLTGRRGGRGVTAVEPVGGDGAVRWDAAADANRFRVDVEPGASPRGGGGAGRPERGVFFSVLYGFQEQGRGKDLVRLDEIGTAMISLEECCWEMQLQQQKVGAPLQQLVVVPIRVRKDGWASDAMLYVNVELVDLSTPAEVERSVSFREKPRANPTPVPTMREIHRGSTYHEVLDLKQLLDLAEKQGRVAVYRNKRNSDTSSVSSGGGMSSSSSTVSLSSASTSTSGGASPEPGSTSKRRFLPWRRRSRESLSQEMPIKCMGDDDVWETREFTSRDSETRLRTPVFFASIDQRDDSAGGESACTALVAVLAAALHANHPLMPTRAELDALIRDGSSEWRRLCDDEAHMAQFPNRHFDLETVLAARTRPIAVEHDRAFVGFFQPESFASLSGAMSFDDIWREISAGERAPGEADVYIVSWNDHFFVLKAESDCYHVVDTLGERLFEGCDKAYMLRFDATSEMRALPSPDSSPSSGPEEEVVVATGKECCGEFIKRFLAAIPLREELHIEQSGCADAGAPHRRLQIEFHFTVLQQQQDGGR; this is translated from the exons aTGGTGGTCAGGCGgtcgccggcgcggcggcggggcgtgcGGGTCGGCCCGACCAAGCTCGAGGGCCTGCCGGCCGCGTGGTCGGCCCCCGCCGTGGCCGCCGTCAAGGTCAAGTGGCCCGGCGCCGGCGGGGCGCTCTCGCAGATGCTCACGGGCCGGCGCGGCGGCCGCGGGGTCACCGCCGTCGAGcccgtcggcggcgacggcgccgtccgctgggacgccgccgccgacgccaaccGCTTCCGCGTCGACGTCGAGCCCGGCGCCAGCccgcgcggcgggggcggcgccggccggccggAGCGCGGCGTCTTCTTCTCCGTCCTATAC GGATTCCAAGAACAAGGGAGGGGCAAGGACCTGGTGAGGCTGGACGAGATCGGGACAGCCATGATCAGCCTGGAGGAGTGCTGCTGGGAGATGCAGCTGCAGCAGCAGAAAGTTGGGGCTCCTCTGCAGCAGCTGGTGGTTGTCCCCATCAGGGTCAGGAAGGACGGGTGGGCAAGCGATGCCATGCTCTAT GTGAACGTGGAGCTGGTGGACCTGAGCACGCCGGCGGAGGTGGAGAGGAGCGTCTCGTTCAGGGAGAAGCCGAGGGCGAACCCCACGCCGGTCCCGACGATGAGGGAGATCCACAGGGGCTCGACGTACCACGAGGTTCTTGACCTGAAGCAGCTGCTCGACCTCGCCGAGAAGCAGGGCAGGGTGGCGGTGTACCGGAACAAGCGCAACTCGGACACCAGCAGCGTCAGCAGTGGCGGCGgcatgagcagcagcagcagcaccgtcAGCCTGAGCAgcgccagcaccagcaccagcgGCGGCGCCAGCCCGGAGCCCGGGTCCACGTCCAAGCGCCGGTTCCtgccgtggcggcggcggagccgggAGTCGCTCTCCCAGGAAATGCCCATCAAATGCATGGGAGACGATGATGTCTGGGAGACGCGCGAGTTCACGAGCAGGGACTCGGAGACGAGGCTCCGGACGCCGGTCTTCTTCGCGTCCATCGACCAGCGCGACGACAGCGCCGGCGGCGAGAGCGCGTGCACGGCGCTGGTGGCCGTGCTGGCGGCGGCGCTCCACGCCAACCACCCGCTGATGCCGACCCGGGCGGAGCTGGACGCGCTCATCCGGGACGGCTCGTCCGAGTGGAGGCGGCTCTGCGACGACGAGGCGCACATGGCGCAGTTCCCCAACCGGCACTTCGACCTGGAGACGGTGCTGGCGGCGCGGACGCGGCCCATCGCCGTGGAGCACGACAGGGCCTTCGTCGGCTTCTTCCAGCCGGAGAGCTTCGCGTCGCTGTCGGGCGCCATGTCGTTCGACGACATCTGGCGCGAGATCAGCGCCGGCGAGCGCGCCCCGGGCGAGGCCGACGTGTACATCGTCAGCTGGAACGACCACTTCTTCGTGCTCAAGGCCGAGAGCGACTGCTACCACGTCGTCGACACGCTCGGCGAGAGGCTCTTCGAGGGCTGCGACAAGGCCTACATGCTCAGGTTCGACGCCACGTCGGAGATGCGCGCCCTGCCGTCGCCGGACTCGTCACCGTCGTcggggccggaggaggaggtggtggtcgcCACCGGCAAGGAGTGCTGCGGGGAGTTCATCAAGAGGTTCCTGGCCGCCATCCCGCTGAGGGAGGAGCTGCACATCGAGCAGAGCGGGTGCGCCGACGCCGGCGCGCCCCACCGGCGGCTGCAGATTGAGTTCCACTTCACCGTGCTGCAGCAGCAGCAAGATGGAGGGAGATGA
- the LOC123077421 gene encoding uncharacterized RNA methyltransferase BH0687 yields the protein MAAAGGFSPLSGTLLRRRIPLHHHRRFLSIAAAASEAPAPAPTPSQPPPPPRPRGKGYFPKKNEILELTCEGLAFKGKGVCKVDGSSFVLLCDGALPGERLVARVRRLRRGAFAEAAKLKTLSPHHDAVEAPCPLAADCGGCKSQSLAYSAQIHHKYVQVRDLLVNFGKFDPRKLESSDSDAVLKPIVPCDEIFRYRNKMEFSFGTKRWMKREWKEEKEEVSKGEELETDGYSLGLHAPGFFDKVLHVETCLLHSEPADKVLAVVQGSWTDPALGLTPYDVYKHTGFLKHLMIRTGRNVSTGAPEVMVNFVTSCYKPELLVPLVDRITKISEVVSVVNNVNTSVGNTSVGEQEYTLYGKPTITEMLRGLTFQISANSFFQTNTKQADVLYKLIGDSAGLKGDGSEIVLDLFCGTGTIGLTLARSAKHVYGYEVVPEAIADAQKNAQLNGISNATFVQGDLNKINETFGKEFPKPDIIISDPNRPGMHMKLIKWLLEVKAPRIVYVSCNPATCARDLDYLCHGVEEKGLRGCYELKRVIPVDMFPHTPHIECVCLLELC from the exons ATGGCCGCGGCTGGCGGCTTCTCCCCCCTCTCCGgcaccctcctccgccgccgcatacCCCTCCACCATCACCGCCGCTTCCTCTCCATCGCGGCCGCTGCCTCGGAAGCCCCCGCGCCTGCCCCCACCCcgtcccagccgccgccgccgccgcgtccacgCGGAAAGGGGTACTTCCCCAAGAAGAACGAGATCCTCGAGCTGACCTGCGAGGGGCTCGCCTTCAAGGGGAAGGGCGTCTGCAAGGTCGACGGCTCCTCCTTCGTCCTGCTCTGCGACGGCGCTCTCCCCGGCGAGCGCCTCGTGGCTCGCGTCCGTCGCCTCCGCCGCGGCGCCTTCGCCGAGgccgccaagctcaagaccctctcgCCCCACCACGACGCCGTCGAGGCCCCCTGCCCCCTCGCCGCCGACTGCGGCGGCTGCAAGAGCCAGTCCCTCGCCTACTCTGCGCAAATCCACCACAAGTACGTCCAGGTCCGCGACCTGCTGGTAAATTTCGGCAAGTTTGACCCCAGGAAGCTGGAGAGCTCGGATTCAGACGCCGTCCTTAAGCCCATCGTGCCGTGCGACGAGATATTTCGGTACAGGAACAAG ATGGAGTTCTCGTTTGGGACGAAGAGGTGGATGAAAAGGGAGTGGAAGGAGGAGAAAGAGGAGGTGTCGAAGGGGGAAGAGTTGGAGACTGATGGTTATTCACTTGGCCTCCATGCACCAGGGTTCTTTGACAAGGTGCTTCACGTCGAGACGTGCTTGCTGCACAGTGAGCCGGCAGATAAG GTTCTTGCAGTTGTTCAAGGAAGTTGGACGGATCCGGCTCTTGGCCTCACGCCTTACGATGTCTACAAGCACACTGGGTTTCTCAAGCATCTAATGATACGAACTGGAAG aaatgTCAGCACTGGAGCTCCAGAAGTGATGGTCAATTTTGTGACATCATGTTATAAACCTGAGCTACTGGTGCCTCTTGTGGATAGAATCACAAAAATATCTGAAGTG GTAAGTGTCGTAAATAATGTGAATACATCTGTTGGCAATACATCCGTGGGTGAGCAAGAATATACCTTGTACGGGAAACCGACCATTACAGAAATGTTGAGAGGACTTACATTCCAGATATCTGCCAACTCCTTTTTCCAGACTAATACAAAACAG GCTGATGTTCTTTATAAGCTTATTGGAGATTCTGCTGGGCTTAAAGGAGATGGCTCTGAGATTGTTCTTGACTTGTTTTGTGGAACTGGAACCATTGGACTGACTCTTGCTAGAAG TGCAAAGCATGTTTATGGATATGAAGTTGTCCCTGAAGCCATTGCGGATGCCCAAAAGAATGCTCAGTTGAATGGTATCAGTAATGCTACATTTGTTCAGGGAGACCTTAACAAAATCAATGAAACATTTGGGAAGGAATTTCCAAAGCCTGACATAATCATATCAG ATCCTAATCGTCCTGGGATGCACATGAAGTTAATCAAGTGGCTGCTGGAAGTTAAAGCCCCTCGAATAGTGTACGTCTCGTGTAATCCAGCTACTTGTGCACGGGATCTGGACTATCTATGTCATGGCGTG GAGGAGAAAGGCCTGAGAGGGTGCTACGAGCTGAAGCGTGTAATACCTGTCGATATGTTTCCCCACACTCCTCATATTGAGTGTGTTTGCTTATTGGAGCTGTGCTGA
- the LOC123077418 gene encoding protein ALWAYS EARLY 3 produces MGPAKGSGTIHKITIKRHEDRQHHEDPTSSSNVKLKISQKRKRSDLDLHWSKDELMHFYEAYRRHGKNWKKISAVVGSKSADTVEALYYVHRTFLSLPEREGTARGFIALAAGHDNALESPSHRETDQMVRSSGKGRRRGEAAWQKENAAPNPHNAFTNQEMRIAGFTSSFKKRYHGELVRYISRHPVRKRTPRVPVLLPLGINATNKANEEINNDGSSPDGSSGITEAKVVQGQTFLEIKGTEDTEISQSQQHLNLKKRRIQQSMDEGQTSKVEPGTTMVAEKEGHNLSDYERLSRLFSPEEMMVLDVLESLVTVPNETSQAKINSPSGTCGKRISASSNTQEEGLSPVYQSKQTKQDSDSSASAERKKRRKKLPDEEVLAEEQISSGNTSVIPQACQLDTTEQPSLNSDFEKEAIDIPESTANICAEVSPDAPMEIDPQISMSRKSKRKSKVQCKRNYVFCNEGADNLQAKKLLHCLSSESLRRWCTYEWFYSAVDYPWFMNNEFVNYLNFAKLSHLSRLTRSEWSTIRSSLGKPRRFSNHFLAVEKEKLEDYRQNVRKYYAELSDGLRDSLPTDLARPFSVGQHVIVRHPSTRELADGKVVIMERDCYKVQFDSPDLGVDIIKDTDCMPVNWLDNLPDDLKKRSSLSNNAHRKPDFEHIPELTSKESWGNIMNDISVPESSSSRQASSSVGGELLPSKSTTICRSTLPPFHPLQSAADSLQSRGRSNNNSGQSDELDSHVTAFVQKSLKQAKQMVGEVMQASYGNGNESGEEATPCISLESESTLDDAQLPSTLIENCVATVIAIKDLSEHRHPPAKIAGVLERAFLMLRPSCPENLAIYSEIESYIAVVKSQILALVPTTSGNAALAM; encoded by the exons ATGGGTCCAGCAAAAGGTTCTGGGACAATCCACAAGATCACAATAAAAAGACACGAGGATCGACAGCATCATGAGGATCCAACTAGTTCAAGCAATGTGAAACTTAAA ATTTCTCAGAAGAGGAAGAGGTCAGACTTAGATCTCCACTGGAGCAAGGATGAGCTGATGCACTTTTATGAAGCCTACCGGCGGCATGGAAAGAATTGGAAAAAA ATCAGTGCAGTAGTTGGCAGCAAATCGGCAGACACTGTAGAAGCTCTTTACTATGTGCATCGG ACTTTCTTATCTCTTCCGGAGCGTGAAGGTACTGCCAGGGGATTTATTGCATTGGCTGCTggtcatgacaatgctttg GAATCTCCAAGTCATAGAGAAACTGATCAGATGGTTAGATCATCTGGGAAGGGACGGAGACGTGGAGAAGCTGCATGGCAAAAAGAGAATGCAGCACCTAACCCTCACAACGCCTTCACAAATCAGGAAATGAGAATTGCTGGCTTTACATCTTCTTTCAAGAAAAGATACCATGGAG AACTTGTCAGGTACATCAGTAGACATCCTGTTCGGAAACGTACTCCTCGTGTACCAGTTTTACTTCCTTTGGGCATCAATGCTACAAACAAGGCTAATGaggagataaataatgatggaaGCTCTCCTGATGGAAGTTCAGGAATCACTGAAGCAAAGGTTGTTCAGGGCCAGACTTTCTTGGAAATCAAAGGAACTGAAGATACTGAGATATCTCAGTCCCAGCAACATTTAAATTTGAAGAAGAGAAGAATTCAGCAAAGCATGGACGAAGGCCAGACCAGCAAAGTTGAGCCTGGTACCACGATGGTGGCTGAAAAAGAAGGGCATAACTTATCTGATTATGAGAGACTTAGTCGGTTATTTTCTCCAG AGGAGATGATGGTCTTAGACGTGTTGGAGAGTCTGGTGACTGTGCCCAATGAAACGTCACAGGCCAAGATTAATAGTCCTTCAG GTACATGTGGAAAGAGAATTTCTGCATCATCTAACACACAGGAGGAAGGGCTTTCTCCTGTCTATCAATCTAAACAAACGAAGCAAGATAGTGATTCCAGTGCTTCAGCggaaaggaaaaaaaggagaaagaagttACCAGATGAAGAG GTGCTGGCTGAAGAACAAATCAGTTCTGGTAATACTTCAGTTATACCACAAGCATGTCAGCTTGATACCACGGAGCAGCCCTCCTTGAATTCTGACTTTGAGAAAGAAGCAATAGATATACCTGAATCAACTGCAAATATTTGTGCTGAAGTATCCCCTGATGCACCGATGGAAATTGACCCTCAAATAAGTATGTCAAGGAAGAGCAAAAGAAAATCCAAAGTACAATGCAAAAGAAACTATGTGTTTTGCAATGAAGGTGCCGATAATTTACAG GCAAAGAAATTGCTGCATTGCTTGTCATCTGAATCACTTCGTAGATGGTGTACATACGAGTGGTTCTACAGCGCAGTTGATTATCCATGGTTTATGAATAATGAATTTGTGAACTACTTAAATTTTGCAAAATTGAGCCATCTTTCAAGGCTCACTCGATCTGAGTGGAGCACAATCCGAAG TTCTCTCGGCAAGCCCCGTCGCTTTTCCAATCATTTCCTGGCAGTAGAAAAGGAAAAACTTGAGGATTATCGACAAAACGTTAGGAAATACTATGCCGAACTAAGTGATGGTTTGCGGGATTCTCTACCAACAGACCTAGCTCGGCCTTTTTCAGTTGGCCAGCATGTCATTGTTCGTCACCCGAGTACCAGAGAACTTGCTGATGGTAAAGTGGTAATCATGGAGCGGGATTGTTACAAGGTCCAGTTTGATAGCCCTGATCTAGGTGTTGATATAATTAAG GACACTGATTGTATGCCTGTAAACTGGTTGGATAATCTGCCTGACGATCTCAAGAAGAGGAGCTCCCTCTCAAATAATGCACACCGCAAACCGGATTTTGAGCACATTCCGGAGCTTACTTCAAAGGAGAGCTGGGGTAATATCATGAATGACATTTCCGTACCTGAGTCGTCCAGTAGTCGACAG GCTTCATCTTCTGTGGGCGGTGAACTGCTACCCAGCAAGAGTACCACCATTTGTAGATCTACACTGCCACCATTCCACCCACTTCAGTCCGCCGCCGACAGTTTACAATCAAGGGGTCGCTCAAACAACAACAGTGGTCAGAGTGATGAACTGGATTCTCATGTTACTGCATTTGTCCAGAAATCGCTTAAACAAGCCAAACAGATGGTTGGTGAAGTCATGCAG GCAAGCTATGGAAATGGTAATGAATCTGGGGAAGAAGCAACACCATGTATAAGCCTGGAATCTGAGTCTACTCTTGATGATGCCCAGCTTCCATCCACCCTGATAGAGAACTGTGTTGCTACAGTTATTGCAATCAAG GACCTGAGCGAGCATCGGCACCCGCCTGCCAAgatagcaggtgtgctggagcgtgcTTTTTTGATGCTGCGCCCAAGCTGTCCAGAGAACCTCGCGATCTACAGCGAGATAGAGAGCTACATCGCTGTTGTCAAGAGCCAGATACTAGCCCTTGTGCCAACAACATCTGGCAATGCAGCTCTGGCAATGTAG